The genome window AATGATATCCACATTCGCGATGACATATACGTCAGTGGGATGGACAGGTAAGCCATAATACCGTATATAGCTGAAGTTCTTGCCTTTCTGACAGGGTCAAAAGTGGCTTGCCGAAGGGTAAAATAACCCAGGTAAAGGAAACACAGGATGAACATGGTAACGACTTTCATGTCCCAGCTCCAGGTGGTGTTCCATGCCTCATAGGTAAATACCCAGCCGGTAACCATAGCAAGCGCACTGAATATGAAGCCTAATTTAACTGAACTCGATGCAAGGTCATCCCATTTTAGATCTGCGGTCTTGAGATATAATATACTGGAAAATAATGTGACCGTAAAAGCAAAAAATGCAACAAGCGGGGTGGGTATATGGAAAAAGAACAGGCGGTATGAATCACCGAGTGTTTTTGAAGGGGGAAATATGACCAGGAACTGGTACAGGGAGTATGATATTATGGTGTATGTTAGAAAAAGCAATAGTAACGTTTTTTTTCGTGTCAGGTTCATCATATTCTCTCAATAAATTGTATATTTGATATATTATATCGAATTTTAACTGATTATATATATTGACTTCGACTTAAATATTGTTCACTATGCTTGCGATGCTCTCATTGCATATCGACAATATAATACAATTATAGTATCACGATATGTTTCACACGTGTTCCTGATAAACCTGACCCAATTCAATTTTTCACAGTCCCCTGGATTGTTCCCAGTGGTTTTGCAGTAAGCTCAATATCCTGTATCGTTGTCATATCAACTACAACATCAACACCTGTTGTCGTATTAACATAATATTCAGGCAACTTGCTCACACTTACATCATGGGTTCCCGTTACTACTCTTAATGAATAATTACCATTCGAGTCTGTGACACAAATGGCCCCATTTGTTGAGACCACTGCCCCTTCAACCGGCAAACTGCTGCATGTTACCGTTCCATTGATGTAACCTTCCGGTGATTCAAGTTCAACTATGAGCGTAGTTTCCAGTGCCACTGAAACATCACCGTTCATGGAATAATATCTGGCAGAATCGCTCTGTGCTTTGCCACCAGCCATACCCCTGACCTGGATGGTATAGGTCCCAAGCATAGTAGATGTATCAACAATAACGTTAACATCTTCACTTGTTCCATCGAAATCTCCATCATCAGCATACATCGGGGTCCAGGGGACGATCTCGCCTGAACCATTTGTTATCCGGTATTGTGCACTATCTACCAGAGCATACGTTGCACCGACCGATACAGTAGCTGTAATCCTAATACCGATACCCCTGGTAACAGTACTGGATGAAAGTACCGGTGTGGTTATCGACGGATTTTGATAACTATTATCTGCAAAAGCTAAACTGTGCATCGTTGCGACCATGGAACCTTTACCCGCATGGCAACTTGGATTTATACACGCTCCAGTAGCACCATCATCCTGGGTCAGAACATGGCCACCTGCCCCCGGTGCATGGAAAGGTGCATCATCCAGGTTACTCGCATAGTGGCAGTCGGCACAGTTAGTCACTATAGTACTACCTGCATTGTATCGATTCACATAGGTCAAATTAGAAACTGAACCGCCCGGATTATCCTGGTGGTAGATACCATCTGCAACATGACAATCTACACAACTTGCTTTTCCATGTTGCTTACCGGTAAATTGAATCGTTGAATTGGCAGGACCTGTTCCTGTTGCGGTGTGGCAGTCTGCACAATAGTACGTGTTGGAAACATTTGTACCGGAATGGGCATTATTGTAATGACAGGTCGTACAATCGCCATTATCAACATCCGATGTGCCATTTATCGTTGAATGAAGCCCCAGGTCAGCCGTGGTTATGTTGTAATGACAGCCAACACAATTATTTCCTCCAACTCCAAGAGCAACAGAATGAGCACTCCCGTGACAGGCGAGACAACCGGAAAGGGACATTGAACCGTATTCGCTGCCTTTTATTGAATGATTGGTGGGGGGTGTCGGATGACATTCTGTGCAGGTGGTGGGAACATAGATGTTATGGATGTTCGGGTAGATGGGGATATCAGTGCCGTTTGCGGACTTTATAACAGGCGTGTAGTTGTTCAGGTTGTAATGACACCACGTGCAGTTATGGTGACTGGTGGTATTGTTCGCCTCGAAGCCTTCTGAGTGCATATCTACAACCTGGGTTGCAGGTTCAGGCGGCGTGGCATTATTATGGCAGTAGTCGCAATCTTCCACGGTTTCAGGAGTACCGGACGAATGGCAGGCATCTGTGCACAGAGGAGTCGTATTTACCTGTGAACCATGGCACTGGTTTGTACAGTTATAATCTGCTGAGGTCACAGGTCGCTGGTGTGAACCGTGACATTCATTACATCCCAGCAGGTATGAAGAATTACCATGGGTTTGAGCAGCGCTATATGCTACCTGTGGAGCATACCAGGTACTGTTTTCAATCTCAGTGAAGTTAGTGGTTGCATTGGTACCATCATGGCAATCATGACAAAGATACTTCTCCTGGGATTTCCAGCCATCGATAAGGTCAACAGTCCCATTTGGATTCACATGGCATATGGTACAATTAGAATCGCCATTATGGGCAGAATCAAATCTGGTAAGTTCGGTCATATTGGTTCCCAAAACGTCAATATGGCAAACATAGCAGGTATCATCCCACGATGAATTGTCATTTACATCATTTCCTGTAATATTACTATGATACGAAGTATGACAATCACGACATTGTTCAATACCTACATAATCCATACCGGAAGGAGTATGACCGTGACAGTCCTTGCAGTGCATCCGGGCATGTCCCCAGTCGTCAGGTACCATGTTGATCGGAGTTGGTGGGGTCCAGTCAGGTGTTTTATTGTTACTTTCAAGATGACAGTTCCTGCACTCTGTTTCTTCCCAACCTATAGCTGTTGATCTCTTTATCGTGGATGGAACATGTTCATGACAATAGTTGCAGTTCAGGTATGCTGATGCATTATGCCTGTCCTGGTGCCCGAAAATCTGCGGAGGTGCCAACCCCCAGGTCTCATTGATGGTCTGGGCCTCGATAACATTGGTATGGCACAGATTACAGTCATCAGGGGAATTGATACCAAGGTATGTTTTATTCATGGTCTCATGGGAATGACAGGCTGCACACGGTAAACCCAGTTGTCCGGTTATGGGGTTAGTATCGCTTCCATGACTTCTGCCTGCATGACAGGTATAACAATCACTGATAAAGGTAAGCTGGGAATTGGTATGACCGTGGCAGGTATAACAGTCAGTTGAATTAGCCACACCGTCATGGTTCGTATCGTTACCGTGAGCCTGTACCTGTGGTGGTCTTACCATGGCAGGGGTATTGTTCGGTTCATTGGTCCAGTTGGTCTGGTATGAATCAGGGATGGAATTGTTGATCAACGGTATGATGGCGGCACTGGCATTCATATGGCAACTGTAGCAATCATTCCCGATGATGGTAGCCGAATCGATATTATATTCAGCCGGGGCATGACCGTGACAGTAGGTGCAACTCACATTTCCGTGTCCCATTACCTGTGGCGGGTTCACGAGCCATTGACTGGTTGAATTGTTCACGACAATCGTGTCATCTGATTGTGGGATGGTATTATTCAGCAGGTACCAGGTATTATTCTGCGGATCAGTTGATGCATTGATATGACAGGATGTACAATCAACATCATAGGTGCCCTTATACGTGAGGGTAGGTGTATCATGGCCGTGACAGTTGGCACACGAGGCATTACCATGTCCT of ANME-2 cluster archaeon contains these proteins:
- the ccsA gene encoding cytochrome c biogenesis protein CcsA; amino-acid sequence: MNLTRKKTLLLLFLTYTIISYSLYQFLVIFPPSKTLGDSYRLFFFHIPTPLVAFFAFTVTLFSSILYLKTADLKWDDLASSSVKLGFIFSALAMVTGWVFTYEAWNTTWSWDMKVVTMFILCFLYLGYFTLRQATFDPVRKARTSAIYGIMAYLSIPLTYMSSRMWISLHPGGSIGLTPDMEIVAGLMVIGFMALYAYLLWFEVTYKKLEQRYASLVREADT